A window of the Streptomyces sp. NBC_00454 genome harbors these coding sequences:
- a CDS encoding LacI family DNA-binding transcriptional regulator, producing MTAAGKHQVSRTETTRRAAGRQSRAGIRDVAAAAGVSITTVSDALNGKGRLPDATRRHVREVADRLGYRPSAAARTLRTGKSGLIGLTVTTYGDEPFTFTEFAYFAEMARAATSAALARGYALVILPATSRHDVWSNVALDGTVVIDPSDHDPVVTELVRQGLPVVSDGRPAGSLPVTAWVDNDHEAAVLGLLDHLAAAGARRIGLLTGTTTDTYTRLSTTAYLRWCERVGQDPVYESYPAHDPCAGAVAADRLLARPDRPDAVYGLFDPNGTDLLAAARRYGLRVPEDLLLVCCSESTVYANTEPPITTLSLKPRRIGTAVVQLLIDAIEGVDTGRPVEQVIPTELIIRTSSQRRQPRTTVSPPRSPAQD from the coding sequence ATGACAGCAGCAGGGAAGCACCAGGTGAGCCGGACCGAGACCACCCGGCGGGCCGCCGGCCGACAAAGCCGGGCCGGCATCAGGGACGTGGCCGCGGCGGCGGGCGTCTCGATCACGACCGTCTCCGACGCGCTCAATGGCAAGGGGCGGCTGCCGGACGCCACCCGCCGCCACGTCCGCGAGGTCGCCGACCGGCTGGGCTATCGCCCTTCCGCGGCCGCCCGCACCCTCCGTACCGGCAAGTCGGGCCTCATCGGCCTGACCGTGACGACGTACGGGGATGAACCTTTCACCTTCACCGAATTCGCGTACTTCGCCGAGATGGCCAGGGCCGCCACCTCCGCCGCGCTCGCCCGCGGCTACGCCCTCGTCATCCTCCCCGCCACCTCCCGACACGACGTCTGGTCCAACGTGGCCCTCGACGGCACCGTCGTCATCGACCCCTCCGACCACGATCCCGTCGTCACCGAACTGGTCCGCCAGGGCCTGCCCGTGGTCTCCGACGGCCGCCCGGCAGGCTCACTCCCCGTCACCGCCTGGGTGGACAACGATCACGAGGCCGCCGTACTGGGCCTCCTGGACCACCTCGCAGCCGCCGGCGCCCGCCGCATCGGGCTGCTGACCGGCACCACCACCGACACCTACACCCGCCTCTCCACCACCGCGTACCTCCGCTGGTGCGAGCGCGTGGGCCAGGACCCCGTCTACGAGTCCTACCCCGCCCACGACCCGTGCGCCGGCGCCGTCGCCGCCGACCGGCTGCTCGCCCGCCCCGACCGGCCCGATGCCGTGTACGGGCTCTTCGACCCCAACGGCACCGACCTGCTCGCCGCCGCCCGGCGCTACGGCCTGCGCGTTCCCGAGGACCTGCTGCTCGTGTGCTGCAGCGAATCCACCGTGTACGCCAACACCGAACCGCCCATCACGACCCTGTCCCTCAAACCGCGCCGCATCGGCACCGCCGTCGTACAACTGCTCATCGACGCCATCGAAGGCGTGGACACCGGGCGACCCGTCGAACAGGTCATCCCGACCGAACTGATCATCCGTACTTCATCCCAGCGCAGGCAGCCCCGTACGACCGTCAGCCCGCCCCGCTCCCCGGCACAGGACTGA
- the hisC gene encoding histidinol-phosphate transaminase — protein sequence MSEKSPKLRAELDGIPTYKPGKPAAAGGPVAFKLSSNENPYPPLPGVLETAVAAAGHFNRYPDMACTGLVNELADRFGVPVEHIATGTGSVGVAQSLIQSTAGPGDEVIYAWRSFEAYPIITQISGATSVKVPLTDGDVHDLDAMFEAITERTRLIFVCNPNNPTGTAVRRAELERFLDRVPSDILIVLDEAYKEFVRDVEVPDGIELYRSRPNVAVLRTFSKAYGLAGLRVGFAVAHEPVAAALRKTAVPFGVSQLAQDAAVASLQAEDELMGRVGSLVAERTRVHGTLLAQGWTVVPETQANFVWMRLGERTADFAAACEKAGVVVRPFAGEGLRVTIGETEANDLFLHTAEAFFKEM from the coding sequence GTGAGCGAGAAGAGCCCGAAGCTGCGCGCCGAGCTGGACGGCATCCCCACCTACAAGCCCGGGAAGCCCGCCGCAGCGGGCGGTCCCGTGGCGTTCAAACTGTCCTCGAACGAGAACCCGTACCCCCCGCTGCCTGGGGTGCTGGAGACCGCGGTCGCCGCGGCCGGACACTTCAACCGCTACCCCGACATGGCATGCACGGGTCTGGTGAACGAGCTCGCCGACCGGTTCGGGGTCCCGGTGGAGCACATCGCCACGGGCACCGGCTCGGTCGGGGTCGCCCAGTCGCTGATCCAGTCCACGGCGGGGCCGGGCGACGAGGTCATCTATGCCTGGCGGTCTTTTGAGGCTTACCCGATCATCACCCAAATCTCGGGTGCGACCTCCGTCAAGGTCCCGCTGACCGACGGGGACGTGCACGACCTGGACGCGATGTTCGAGGCGATCACCGAACGGACCCGGTTGATCTTCGTCTGCAACCCGAACAACCCCACGGGCACCGCCGTGCGCCGGGCCGAGCTGGAGCGGTTCCTCGACCGGGTGCCCTCCGACATCCTCATCGTCCTCGACGAGGCGTACAAGGAGTTCGTCCGCGACGTGGAGGTGCCGGACGGCATCGAGCTCTACCGCAGCCGTCCGAACGTGGCCGTGCTGCGCACCTTCTCCAAGGCGTACGGGCTCGCGGGCCTGCGCGTCGGATTCGCGGTGGCACACGAACCGGTGGCCGCGGCGCTGCGCAAGACGGCGGTGCCCTTCGGCGTCAGCCAGCTCGCCCAGGACGCGGCGGTCGCCTCGCTGCAGGCCGAGGACGAGCTGATGGGCCGTGTCGGGTCGCTGGTCGCGGAGCGCACGCGGGTCCACGGGACGCTGCTGGCCCAGGGCTGGACGGTGGTTCCCGAGACGCAGGCCAACTTCGTGTGGATGCGCCTCGGCGAGCGGACCGCCGATTTCGCGGCGGCCTGCGAGAAGGCCGGTGTGGTGGTCCGGCCCTTCGCGGGCGAGGGCCTGCGGGTCACGATCGGCGAGACCGAGGCGAACGACCTCTTCCTGCACACGGCGGAGGCGTTCTTCAAGGAGATGTAG
- a CDS encoding metallophosphoesterase: MTQGAGQGPAVRTDTQRDFRVPVVEPAPHSVPSGVTVPAGVPGDAAPVYGEYPAYYGESPAPVPVPPPLPALAPVPAQHGYGYEAPYAAVPEEHDSEDDGDFEDYTPTQRDLPVIGRGALGGPGDTVQVQYVPQDFAADGPGPLYVVGDVHGYLAELVSELQVQGLIDADHNWSAGNARLWFLGDFTDRGPDGIGVIDLVMRLSAEAAAAGGYCKALMGNHELLLIGAKRFGDTPIVSGAGTATFQAAWLLNGGQRTDMERLQDVHLQWMSRLDAAVLVEDHLLLHSDTTAYLDYGDSVEDVNDTIHELLNRNDADITWDLFRKFTKRFAFRDEGTGPQAVRELLGTYGGSRVVHGHSPIPYLLGEVGTEDGDEPRGPEAVVGPHVYAEGLAIAMDGGVTMAGKLLVVELPLND, from the coding sequence ATGACGCAGGGGGCCGGTCAGGGACCCGCGGTGCGGACGGACACGCAGCGGGACTTCCGGGTGCCCGTCGTCGAACCCGCCCCGCATTCCGTGCCCTCCGGGGTCACCGTGCCCGCCGGAGTGCCCGGCGACGCCGCCCCCGTGTACGGGGAGTACCCCGCGTACTACGGCGAGAGCCCCGCGCCCGTACCCGTACCTCCGCCCCTGCCCGCGCTCGCTCCCGTACCCGCGCAGCACGGCTACGGGTACGAAGCCCCGTACGCCGCCGTCCCCGAGGAGCACGACTCCGAGGACGACGGCGACTTCGAGGACTACACGCCGACCCAGCGCGACCTCCCGGTCATCGGCCGCGGCGCCCTCGGCGGCCCCGGCGACACCGTCCAGGTCCAGTACGTCCCGCAGGACTTCGCGGCCGACGGTCCCGGACCGCTCTACGTGGTCGGCGACGTCCACGGCTACCTCGCCGAACTCGTCTCCGAACTCCAGGTCCAGGGCCTCATCGACGCCGACCACAACTGGTCCGCCGGAAACGCCCGGCTCTGGTTCCTCGGCGACTTCACCGACCGCGGACCCGACGGCATCGGCGTCATCGACCTCGTCATGCGCCTCTCCGCCGAGGCCGCCGCCGCCGGCGGCTACTGCAAGGCCCTGATGGGCAACCACGAGCTGCTGCTCATCGGCGCCAAGCGGTTCGGCGACACCCCCATCGTCTCCGGCGCCGGCACCGCCACCTTCCAGGCCGCCTGGCTCCTCAACGGCGGCCAGCGCACCGACATGGAGCGCCTGCAGGACGTCCACCTGCAGTGGATGTCCCGGCTGGACGCGGCCGTCCTGGTCGAGGACCACCTGCTCCTGCACTCCGACACCACCGCCTACCTCGACTACGGCGACTCCGTCGAAGACGTCAACGACACCATCCACGAGCTGCTCAACCGCAACGACGCGGACATCACCTGGGACCTGTTCCGCAAGTTCACCAAGCGCTTCGCCTTCCGCGACGAGGGCACGGGTCCGCAGGCCGTCCGCGAGCTCCTGGGCACCTACGGCGGCAGTCGCGTCGTCCACGGCCACAGCCCCATCCCGTACCTGCTGGGCGAGGTGGGCACCGAGGACGGCGACGAGCCGCGCGGCCCCGAGGCCGTGGTCGGTCCCCACGTGTACGCGGAGGGACTGGCCATCGCCATGGACGGCGGCGTGACGATGGCGGGCAAACTGCTCGTCGTAGAACTCCCGCTGAACGACTGA